A window of the Nibribacter ruber genome harbors these coding sequences:
- a CDS encoding FecR domain-containing protein — protein MTQTTPVNHESPEWVLMAKALRGELNDEEQKEFSAWLAQEESHAQQWTDALETWQRVGLEQHSAFEPDARAAWQKVCAKANIHTPVIPAVEAQEAVVLPMFNWSSLAKFAAVFVLAAGLAWLGYSRFGGSEEWTQVATLTGERKVFYLPDSSRVVLNENSTLRYLASFEGDERKVELTGEGFFEVQKNPSKPFLITSGDAQTKVLGTSFNVWALKDEKEVAVTVSTGKVSFSSLQTQNNVILTPGFTGRLNANGQVEKQLTEEALAPTWQTLTFKGTTLGQMEKTLEAYFGVDITLNNNTLQHCTFTGTFNHPHLKEVLAVLAASNGFTVLQPTANNYIISGDGCQ, from the coding sequence ATGACACAAACAACACCTGTCAACCATGAGAGCCCAGAATGGGTGCTTATGGCAAAGGCCCTCCGCGGAGAGCTGAATGATGAGGAACAAAAAGAGTTCTCTGCCTGGCTTGCCCAAGAGGAGTCGCATGCCCAGCAATGGACCGATGCCCTGGAAACCTGGCAACGAGTAGGTCTGGAGCAGCACTCCGCTTTTGAGCCAGATGCCCGCGCAGCCTGGCAGAAAGTATGCGCCAAAGCAAATATCCATACTCCGGTTATCCCAGCAGTAGAGGCGCAGGAAGCGGTGGTACTACCTATGTTTAACTGGAGCTCTCTTGCCAAATTTGCTGCTGTTTTTGTGTTGGCGGCGGGCTTGGCATGGTTAGGATACTCCCGTTTTGGCGGCTCTGAAGAATGGACGCAGGTTGCCACGCTCACCGGCGAACGCAAGGTGTTCTACCTTCCAGACAGCAGCCGAGTGGTCCTGAATGAAAATTCCACTTTACGCTACCTAGCCTCCTTTGAGGGCGATGAACGCAAGGTGGAACTCACCGGCGAAGGATTTTTTGAAGTACAGAAAAACCCCAGCAAGCCCTTTCTTATTACCAGCGGCGATGCTCAAACTAAAGTGCTGGGCACGTCTTTCAACGTATGGGCCCTTAAAGACGAAAAAGAGGTAGCCGTGACGGTTTCTACGGGCAAAGTCTCCTTCTCCTCTCTGCAAACCCAAAACAACGTGATTCTTACCCCAGGATTCACCGGAAGGTTAAACGCTAACGGGCAAGTGGAGAAGCAGCTGACAGAAGAGGCCTTGGCTCCTACCTGGCAGACGCTTACCTTCAAAGGCACTACGTTAGGGCAGATGGAGAAAACCCTAGAAGCCTACTTTGGAGTTGATATCACCTTAAACAACAACACCTTACAACACTGCACTTTTACAGGTACTTTTAATCATCCTCACTTAAAAGAGGTCTTGGCGGTTCTGGCTGCCTCAAATGGATTTACCGTTCTACAGCCAACGGCCAACAATTATATTATCTCCGGCGACGGCTGTCAATAA
- a CDS encoding RNA polymerase sigma-70 factor, protein MGSPAPSPDQDLHLLLKTNEALFMEKLFKEYYGLLCRTALRFTKDTEAAEDLVQEVFCKIWQNREVLEVTTSYKAYLVRSVTNQSLNYLEKQKRLVLTEDTSPFEEAFSANTTMDLLEGAEMETKVQQALAALPPQCRLIFEMSRFEELTYKEIAETLEISPKTVENQMGKALRILRERLLGLLVLFYFLGG, encoded by the coding sequence ATGGGTTCACCTGCACCAAGCCCAGACCAGGACTTACACCTTCTGCTCAAAACCAATGAGGCTTTGTTCATGGAGAAGCTCTTTAAGGAGTACTATGGCCTATTGTGCCGTACGGCCCTACGGTTTACCAAGGACACAGAAGCCGCTGAAGACCTTGTGCAGGAGGTTTTCTGCAAGATATGGCAGAACCGTGAGGTACTGGAGGTCACCACCTCGTACAAGGCCTATCTGGTAAGGTCTGTTACCAATCAATCCCTCAACTACTTAGAAAAGCAAAAACGCCTGGTGCTCACAGAAGATACCTCGCCGTTTGAAGAAGCCTTTTCTGCCAATACCACCATGGACCTATTGGAAGGCGCCGAGATGGAAACCAAGGTGCAGCAGGCCCTGGCCGCCTTGCCTCCCCAGTGCCGGCTTATCTTTGAAATGAGCCGCTTTGAGGAACTGACCTACAAAGAGATAGCCGAGACGCTGGAAATTTCCCCTAAGACCGTTGAGAACCAAATGGGCAAGGCCCTGCGCATTCTGCGCGAGCGCCTGCTGGGCCTTCTGGTATTGTTCTACTTTTTAGGTGGTTAA
- a CDS encoding head GIN domain-containing protein, translating to MNLLRFSFLSTCFCLSLAFTSCDILADGPCLQGSGEVREEVRDMASFTGVDLRIPGKVFLIEGPQRVRVEAYQDILKEVKTEVVSNTLVIRSDACLEYADEETKFYISMPHVENVELKSSGQIYVQSVPSPDKLRLTMSGSGFIDYSGNLKKLYVLHSGSGDVDLFGSTSYLESTLSGSGRLRGFAMATDSAKTTLTGSGYQQVWVNNFLEVIITGTGNVYYRGQPWFTSTYTTSSGKLIDSNK from the coding sequence ATGAACTTACTCAGATTCTCTTTTTTAAGTACATGCTTTTGCTTGTCACTGGCGTTCACCTCCTGTGATATCCTAGCCGATGGTCCTTGTTTGCAGGGCAGCGGAGAAGTAAGAGAAGAAGTTCGGGACATGGCGTCCTTCACCGGAGTTGATTTGCGCATTCCGGGCAAGGTTTTCCTCATAGAAGGTCCCCAACGTGTACGAGTAGAAGCCTACCAAGATATTTTGAAAGAGGTGAAAACCGAGGTGGTATCCAATACCTTAGTAATCCGGTCAGACGCATGCCTGGAGTATGCAGATGAAGAAACCAAGTTCTATATCTCCATGCCGCATGTAGAGAATGTGGAGTTGAAAAGCTCTGGGCAAATTTACGTGCAGTCTGTGCCCTCCCCTGATAAGCTTCGTCTGACCATGTCCGGTTCTGGGTTTATTGACTATTCTGGGAATTTGAAAAAACTGTACGTGCTTCACTCAGGCTCCGGCGATGTGGACCTCTTCGGGAGCACTTCTTATCTTGAGTCCACTTTGAGCGGGTCTGGCAGATTACGCGGTTTTGCAATGGCCACAGATTCTGCTAAAACCACTCTTACAGGTTCTGGCTACCAACAAGTTTGGGTGAACAACTTCCTAGAGGTGATCATTACGGGCACGGGAAATGTGTATTACAGAGGCCAGCCATGGTTCACGTCTACCTATACCACCAGCTCAGGCAAACTTATTGACAGCAACAAATAA
- a CDS encoding TonB-dependent receptor, giving the protein MGLPPLFKLSIFCLLLLLFTQEAAGQKTAKGKAPKISFDYQNTPLSQVLQDLEQRYSLNFSFSNEQVDVTSRVTCATETVSLQKALRQLTSCLGLSYQLVGEQVVLRRSLNNGLGESAKPYTQNIRGTVVDAAIQTPLIGATVILVSESPIRAVTTREDGSFLIPKVSIGRHILRITYIGYQEAEISNLLVVAGKEAIVSATLEESLTPGMEIVIEAESDKSLPQNQLIVSSVHTLRTDEINRFAGSRQDPSRMAANYAGVLNASDQRNDLIVRGNSPLGVLWRLEGVEIPNPNHFTFTPNTGGAFSLLNNNLLASSDFLTGAFPAEYGNRIGAVMDVKMRTGNNQKFENTLQIGLNGLEMVTEGPLIGKWGGSFLGSMRLFTFQPLEKLGVDIGFNGLPKYQDGSFKIELPTPKAGTFTLWGIGGTSNITVMDFDPDTTTWGKVRYRTEHTLTNRMFATGLRHTFTFSPKTVSEFIISSSGSQVEATNTATFRNRTTKLSYYLRNYEQQFISRLNVTHKASQKLLFKTGLSWQKMYYNNQEIVYYDLRDVYEIPLDAQGSASILQGYGQARYSFSPMLDVQVGLYSQLFSIGGKWSIEPRISASYYLTDEHRIYLAAGLHSQTQPLVYYEYKFFNPSGEGFNQPYNKLDFTRSSQVVAGYNYNISTAWRFKTEVFFQKHYRVPVSKRAGEEAFSMLNQGTEYNFVTVDSVVSEGYGRNYGIELTLERFLKKGFYALGNVTLMQSWFTGGDGKERPTTFSVGYISNILIGKEFQLDQEQRHLLSLDVRFNLSGGRRFIPIDVERTINEPTDKVHYDVANAFLPQLKPYFRSDVRLSYQLNTRKTTHWIYAAADNFLNTKNELYYSWDLEENKAKIYYQLGIYPYLGYRIQF; this is encoded by the coding sequence ATGGGTTTGCCGCCTTTGTTTAAACTTTCCATCTTCTGTCTGCTGCTCCTGCTTTTTACCCAGGAAGCCGCTGGGCAGAAAACGGCCAAAGGAAAAGCTCCCAAAATCTCCTTCGACTACCAAAACACGCCGCTTTCTCAAGTACTCCAGGACCTGGAACAACGGTATTCCCTCAATTTTTCCTTTAGCAATGAGCAGGTTGATGTAACTTCAAGGGTTACCTGCGCCACAGAAACAGTTAGTTTGCAAAAAGCTTTAAGGCAGCTTACCTCCTGCCTGGGTCTTAGCTATCAGTTAGTAGGGGAACAAGTGGTTCTGCGCCGGAGCCTCAACAATGGATTGGGAGAATCTGCCAAACCTTATACCCAAAACATACGCGGAACCGTGGTAGATGCTGCCATTCAGACTCCGCTGATAGGGGCCACTGTAATTCTGGTGTCTGAATCTCCTATACGAGCTGTTACCACCCGAGAAGATGGTTCTTTCCTGATTCCTAAAGTGAGCATAGGCCGCCATATTCTTAGAATCACCTATATAGGATATCAGGAGGCAGAGATTTCCAACCTGTTGGTGGTGGCGGGAAAGGAGGCCATTGTCAGCGCTACGCTGGAAGAAAGCCTCACTCCCGGAATGGAGATTGTGATTGAAGCGGAAAGTGATAAGTCCCTGCCCCAAAACCAATTAATCGTTTCTAGCGTGCATACGCTCAGGACAGATGAAATCAATCGGTTTGCTGGCTCAAGGCAAGACCCCAGCCGCATGGCAGCCAATTACGCCGGCGTTCTCAATGCCTCTGACCAGCGCAATGATTTGATTGTGCGCGGCAACTCTCCCTTGGGTGTTCTCTGGCGGTTAGAAGGTGTTGAGATTCCCAATCCTAACCATTTTACCTTTACCCCTAACACCGGCGGCGCGTTCAGTCTACTCAACAACAACCTGCTGGCCAGTTCAGACTTTCTTACGGGGGCCTTCCCCGCGGAATATGGCAACCGCATTGGTGCCGTCATGGATGTGAAGATGCGGACGGGCAACAACCAGAAATTTGAAAACACCCTGCAGATTGGTTTGAATGGGCTGGAAATGGTGACTGAGGGGCCATTGATAGGCAAGTGGGGAGGCTCTTTTCTGGGCAGCATGCGCCTTTTCACGTTTCAGCCGTTAGAAAAACTGGGAGTGGATATTGGTTTCAACGGTCTCCCTAAGTATCAGGACGGTTCTTTTAAGATTGAATTGCCCACTCCCAAGGCTGGGACCTTTACACTGTGGGGCATTGGAGGCACCAGCAACATCACCGTCATGGACTTTGACCCAGACACGACCACTTGGGGGAAAGTACGGTATAGAACAGAGCATACCTTGACTAATAGGATGTTTGCAACCGGTCTCAGACATACTTTCACCTTCTCCCCCAAAACCGTCTCAGAGTTTATAATTTCCAGTTCGGGGAGTCAGGTGGAAGCCACCAACACTGCCACCTTCCGGAACAGAACCACCAAGCTGTCTTACTACCTGCGCAACTATGAACAGCAATTCATCTCCAGGTTGAACGTCACGCACAAAGCTTCCCAGAAGCTGCTGTTCAAAACGGGCCTTTCCTGGCAGAAAATGTACTACAACAACCAGGAGATAGTATATTATGACTTGCGCGACGTGTATGAAATCCCTTTAGACGCTCAGGGGTCAGCCTCCATTCTGCAAGGCTATGGGCAAGCCAGGTATTCCTTTAGTCCCATGTTGGATGTTCAAGTGGGATTGTACAGTCAACTATTCTCCATAGGGGGCAAATGGTCTATAGAACCCAGAATCTCAGCGAGCTATTACCTCACAGATGAGCACCGTATATATTTAGCGGCAGGCTTACACAGCCAGACCCAACCGTTGGTATATTATGAGTACAAGTTCTTTAACCCTTCAGGTGAAGGCTTTAACCAACCGTACAATAAACTAGATTTTACCAGAAGCAGCCAGGTGGTGGCAGGGTACAATTACAACATCAGTACAGCCTGGCGCTTTAAGACCGAGGTCTTCTTTCAAAAGCATTACCGGGTGCCTGTTAGTAAAAGAGCCGGGGAAGAAGCTTTTTCTATGCTGAATCAGGGAACAGAGTACAATTTTGTTACCGTAGACAGCGTAGTGAGCGAAGGCTATGGCAGAAACTATGGGATAGAACTTACCCTGGAGCGGTTCTTGAAGAAAGGATTCTATGCTTTAGGCAACGTGACCTTGATGCAATCCTGGTTTACAGGCGGAGATGGCAAGGAAAGACCCACCACCTTTAGCGTTGGCTACATCTCTAATATCCTCATTGGCAAGGAGTTTCAGCTGGATCAGGAGCAGCGGCACTTGTTGTCCTTAGATGTACGTTTCAATTTATCTGGCGGGAGACGGTTTATTCCAATAGACGTAGAAAGAACCATCAATGAACCCACAGACAAAGTACACTATGACGTGGCTAATGCCTTCCTGCCGCAGCTTAAGCCTTACTTCAGGTCTGACGTTCGACTTTCTTACCAATTGAACACCCGCAAAACCACCCACTGGATTTATGCCGCCGCAGACAACTTCCTGAACACAAAAAACGAGCTGTACTATAGCTGGGACCTGGAGGAAAACAAAGCCAAAATATACTACCAGTTGGGCATTTATCCTTATTTGGGCTATAGGATACAGTTTTAA